In Acinetobacter sp. C32I, one genomic interval encodes:
- a CDS encoding pilus assembly PilX N-terminal domain-containing protein, with amino-acid sequence MKKIKQRNQTGSVLIVVLIMLVLLTLVGTWAIRGSITSLKIATNSQAQALLKQTSDSVFYTLENKTDDALVFTQMRIGDGMLNYTLRPENKGKELVFCVRGAVVDNFAGSRLASVAYWDDSGAINNTEMGKNGFCQKNRITDFLSGRNAVMTQVTVRAASNDRDWEHMMEADDKESSKSTGIQKVVITATSILPNFSEATTSDLNTCLTDFTSFVDEAKKNITVTDCLSNKNVPYSTQEMEYTIKTVGASS; translated from the coding sequence ATGAAAAAAATAAAACAAAGAAATCAAACTGGCTCAGTCCTAATCGTGGTCTTAATTATGCTTGTGCTTTTAACGTTAGTGGGTACATGGGCTATACGGGGAAGTATAACTTCCTTAAAAATTGCAACGAATTCACAAGCTCAGGCTTTACTTAAACAAACAAGTGACTCTGTATTTTATACGTTAGAGAACAAAACCGATGATGCATTGGTTTTTACTCAAATGCGTATTGGTGATGGCATGTTGAACTATACCTTACGTCCTGAAAATAAAGGTAAAGAGTTAGTCTTTTGTGTGCGTGGTGCTGTTGTAGATAATTTTGCAGGAAGTCGTTTAGCAAGTGTTGCATATTGGGATGATAGTGGTGCGATTAATAATACAGAAATGGGGAAAAATGGTTTCTGCCAAAAGAATCGTATTACTGATTTCTTGAGTGGGCGAAATGCAGTAATGACGCAGGTTACAGTGAGAGCAGCTTCAAATGATCGGGATTGGGAGCATATGATGGAAGCTGACGATAAAGAAAGTTCAAAAAGTACAGGAATTCAAAAGGTTGTTATCACGGCAACATCTATTTTACCTAACTTTAGTGAGGCGACGACAAGTGATCTTAATACTTGTTTAACGGATTTCACCAGTTTTGTGGATGAGGCTAAGAAGAATATTACTGTTACGGATTGTTTGTCGAATAAGAATGTTCCATACAGCACGCAAGAAATGGAATATACCATCAAAACTGTAGGTGCATCCTCATAA
- a CDS encoding PilW family protein, with amino-acid sequence MNNHITKQQGFTLIELMISLALGLLISAIAIQLFLTSQRSATTQQGMMNLQNSTLFGLGEVVNHLRVANLNASQPFIDDTVLYGGIVLRPDNISANLSRFSINANLLTRGGIGLSNLKDQKSDQLVIQYKVNTPNQFDCEGTGLTISDYVVERYFLRADTNNANDPNQPLALACKADRYTAASAKTNTTLALSGNGEILIPRVDHFSVRLGVAYDGANSTCNAVTETNASGVVTNNIAPDTRLDCFSYMDIEDYRALAGKKPQIVSLQIGLLSRSTDTVGNNPFFDENQNYQVLNVNAKLITHARNKLYLRNVVTQTIAIRNGFGIE; translated from the coding sequence ATGAATAACCATATAACTAAGCAACAAGGTTTTACTTTAATTGAGTTAATGATCTCACTTGCATTGGGACTACTTATTAGTGCAATTGCAATCCAATTATTTCTAACAAGTCAGCGTAGTGCGACAACGCAGCAAGGAATGATGAACTTACAAAACTCAACTCTGTTTGGATTGGGGGAAGTAGTGAATCATTTACGTGTGGCTAATCTTAATGCATCACAACCTTTTATTGACGATACCGTTTTATACGGAGGGATCGTACTTAGACCCGATAATATTTCGGCAAATCTTTCTAGATTTTCGATTAATGCAAATCTATTGACTCGTGGTGGTATTGGTTTATCAAACTTAAAAGACCAGAAAAGTGATCAATTGGTTATCCAGTATAAGGTTAATACTCCGAATCAATTCGATTGTGAGGGTACTGGTTTGACTATAAGTGATTATGTTGTAGAGCGTTATTTTTTAAGAGCAGATACAAATAATGCGAATGATCCAAATCAGCCACTCGCTTTAGCTTGTAAAGCTGATCGTTATACGGCAGCGTCGGCAAAAACAAATACGACATTGGCCTTAAGTGGGAATGGAGAAATTTTAATTCCTCGCGTTGATCATTTTAGCGTACGTTTAGGTGTCGCCTATGATGGTGCAAATTCAACTTGTAATGCCGTGACAGAAACGAATGCAAGTGGGGTTGTTACAAATAATATTGCTCCAGATACGCGTTTAGACTGTTTTAGCTATATGGATATAGAGGATTACAGAGCTTTAGCTGGAAAGAAGCCACAAATTGTTTCTTTACAAATTGGTTTGCTGTCTCGTTCTACGGATACTGTCGGAAATAACCCATTTTTTGATGAAAATCAGAATTATCAAGTTTTGAATGTGAATGCAAAGTTGATTACACATGCTCGAAATAAATTATATCTACGCAATGTGGTTACACAAACTATTGCGATCCGTAATGGCTTTGGTATCGAGTAA
- the pilV gene encoding type IV pilus modification protein PilV, translating into MLMKNKHYQQGVGLVEVLVALIILALGVLGFSALQLRAMDAAQEATEQTVAMNTARDLVERIRVNRTALTNYKTTINAKTIDNGKMVCVGTTSRDADPVTTKIDLPKCNPVAMAEHDSTEILKKANDHGQVIVMANCVASSMNCVYVAWGPTTITATDISQCVDTTTGTYIVDAKCLVMEAF; encoded by the coding sequence ATGTTAATGAAAAATAAACATTATCAACAAGGGGTTGGTTTGGTCGAAGTCTTAGTTGCACTGATCATTTTAGCGTTAGGTGTATTGGGTTTTTCAGCTCTGCAACTTAGAGCAATGGATGCTGCACAAGAGGCGACAGAACAAACAGTAGCAATGAATACGGCTCGAGATTTGGTTGAAAGAATCAGAGTAAATAGAACAGCTTTAACTAATTACAAAACAACGATCAATGCTAAGACAATTGATAATGGAAAAATGGTGTGTGTCGGGACTACAAGTCGTGATGCGGATCCTGTTACTACAAAAATAGACTTACCCAAATGCAATCCTGTTGCAATGGCGGAACATGATTCGACTGAAATTTTAAAAAAAGCAAACGACCATGGTCAGGTCATTGTCATGGCAAATTGTGTGGCTAGTTCAATGAATTGCGTTTACGTCGCTTGGGGCCCAACAACAATTACAGCAACGGATATTAGTCAATGCGTTGATACAACTACAGGAACTTATATTGTGGATGCTAAATGTTTAGTGATGGAGGCATTCTAA
- a CDS encoding prepilin-type N-terminal cleavage/methylation domain-containing protein, with protein MGKSQGFTLIELMVTIAVFAVIATLAVPSFGNLITRKRLDTTAKDFALFFGETRGQAISLRKNITLKLICPTQTDPVTAQTKIVCPKNTATLFYWVSPRNDIELTSDKIDVVFSGLGSAKQRTKAVNNPVCNAPTPNLCDTDPTNNPRQIPEIVPLEFTLCNASIHESRTILVSKIGTVDGIRTGTC; from the coding sequence ATGGGGAAAAGTCAGGGATTCACCTTAATTGAATTGATGGTGACGATTGCAGTATTTGCAGTTATTGCTACTTTAGCAGTTCCATCATTTGGTAATTTGATTACAAGAAAGCGGTTGGATACAACAGCTAAAGATTTTGCGCTTTTTTTTGGAGAGACTCGTGGGCAGGCGATTTCCTTACGTAAAAATATTACATTGAAATTAATCTGCCCAACACAGACAGACCCCGTCACTGCTCAAACAAAAATAGTATGTCCAAAAAATACAGCAACACTATTTTATTGGGTTTCTCCTCGTAATGATATCGAATTAACCAGCGATAAAATTGATGTTGTATTTTCAGGGCTAGGTAGTGCAAAACAAAGAACAAAAGCTGTGAATAATCCAGTATGTAATGCCCCTACGCCAAACTTATGTGATACAGATCCAACAAATAATCCTCGTCAGATTCCTGAAATTGTCCCTTTAGAATTTACTTTATGTAATGCAAGTATCCATGAAAGTCGAACAATTCTTGTATCAAAGATTGGGACTGTTGATGGAATTCGCACGGGGACATGTTAA
- the ispH gene encoding 4-hydroxy-3-methylbut-2-enyl diphosphate reductase, with amino-acid sequence MEIVLANPRGFCAGVDRAIAIVNRALECFNPPIYVRHEVVHNKFVVDDLRQRGAVFVDELDQVPDDSIVIFSAHGVSKAVQQEADRRGLKVFDATCPLVTKVHIEVTKYAREGTEAILIGHEGHPEVEGTMGQYDKSRGGEIYLVEDEQDVEALMVKHPEKVAFVTQTTLSIDDTAKVIDALRTKFPLIQGPRKDDICYATQNRQDAVRDLAEQCDVVLVVGSPNSSNSNRLRELAERMGKSAYLVDNADQLEKAWFKQDSKIGVTAGASAPEILIKQVIQRLQDWGATPPKELQGREENITFSLPKELRIQVIQA; translated from the coding sequence ATGGAAATCGTGTTGGCCAATCCACGAGGCTTTTGTGCTGGTGTTGACCGTGCTATAGCAATCGTCAATCGGGCACTGGAATGTTTTAACCCACCGATTTATGTACGCCATGAAGTGGTACACAACAAATTTGTGGTTGATGACTTACGCCAGCGTGGTGCTGTTTTTGTGGATGAGTTAGATCAAGTCCCAGATGATTCGATTGTGATTTTTAGTGCACATGGCGTATCTAAAGCGGTACAGCAAGAAGCGGATCGCCGTGGTTTAAAAGTCTTTGATGCAACTTGTCCATTGGTGACGAAGGTGCATATCGAAGTGACCAAATATGCACGCGAAGGGACTGAAGCGATTCTGATTGGACATGAAGGACACCCAGAAGTTGAAGGCACCATGGGGCAATATGATAAGTCTCGAGGTGGTGAGATTTATCTGGTTGAAGATGAGCAAGATGTCGAAGCGCTCATGGTCAAACATCCTGAAAAAGTCGCGTTTGTCACGCAAACTACACTTTCAATTGATGACACGGCCAAAGTAATTGATGCATTACGGACCAAATTCCCTTTGATTCAAGGTCCGCGTAAAGATGATATCTGCTATGCCACTCAAAACCGTCAAGATGCGGTACGTGATTTGGCTGAGCAATGTGATGTGGTTCTAGTGGTCGGCTCTCCGAATTCATCAAATTCAAATCGTTTGCGCGAATTGGCTGAGCGTATGGGGAAGTCTGCGTATTTGGTCGATAATGCAGATCAACTTGAAAAAGCTTGGTTTAAACAGGACAGTAAAATTGGGGTCACAGCAGGGGCATCAGCGCCTGAAATTCTAATTAAACAAGTGATTCAGCGTTTACAAGATTGGGGTGCAACTCCACCCAAAGAGCTACAAGGACGAGAGGAAAACATTACCTTTAGTCTACCAAAAGAGTTGCGTATCCAAGTGATACAAGCCTAA
- the gmk gene encoding guanylate kinase, giving the protein MSGLLFVVSAASGTGKTSLVKALLDRVSNLHVSVSHTTRGQRPGELDGVHYHFTSKESFLAQVDEGGFIEYAEVFGNYYGTSQAKVKEQLQQGHDVLLEIDWQGAEQVRRLFPESKQIFILPPTQYDLRQRLSNRGTDSVDVIEHRLSCAVEDMRHFASFDYVIINDDFNKAVHDLEAIITANRLVTLQQSTRHQQLIENLITLNRE; this is encoded by the coding sequence ATGTCGGGTCTCTTGTTTGTCGTTTCTGCAGCTTCAGGAACAGGCAAAACATCTTTGGTCAAAGCCCTACTCGATCGAGTCAGCAATCTACACGTTTCTGTCTCACATACTACACGCGGTCAACGACCTGGCGAACTCGATGGTGTTCACTATCATTTTACCAGTAAAGAAAGCTTTTTAGCACAAGTGGACGAAGGCGGTTTTATCGAATACGCTGAAGTCTTTGGTAACTACTACGGCACTTCACAAGCCAAAGTTAAAGAACAACTGCAACAAGGTCATGATGTTTTACTCGAAATTGACTGGCAAGGTGCTGAACAGGTTCGTCGCCTTTTTCCTGAATCAAAACAAATCTTTATTCTCCCTCCAACACAATATGACTTAAGACAGCGCCTGTCTAATCGTGGTACAGACTCTGTTGATGTGATTGAGCATCGCCTCAGTTGTGCGGTTGAAGATATGCGTCATTTTGCCAGTTTTGACTATGTCATTATTAATGATGACTTCAATAAAGCTGTGCATGACTTGGAAGCGATTATTACCGCAAACCGTTTGGTGACCTTGCAACAAAGCACTCGCCATCAACAATTAATTGAAAACTTGATTACCCTTAATCGCGAATGA
- the rpoZ gene encoding DNA-directed RNA polymerase subunit omega: MARVTVEDCLDHVDNRFELVLVASKRARQLARQGMEPTVEWDNDKPTVVALREIAIGHVTKEILKQRDQDYQTSNLDMVLSTNSLNLEGFTF; this comes from the coding sequence ATGGCACGTGTAACCGTTGAAGATTGTTTAGACCATGTAGATAACCGCTTCGAGTTGGTACTGGTGGCGAGTAAACGTGCACGTCAATTGGCACGTCAAGGCATGGAACCCACTGTAGAATGGGACAATGACAAACCAACAGTGGTTGCTTTACGCGAAATTGCGATTGGTCATGTCACCAAAGAAATTTTAAAACAACGCGATCAAGACTACCAAACATCAAACCTTGATATGGTATTGTCTACAAATTCATTGAACTTAGAAGGTTTCACTTTCTAA
- a CDS encoding HD domain-containing protein codes for MPGEEVSQAKQQLKVIIEAYLKDSDVQRVLAACDFADLAHSGITRKSGEPYVLHPIAVSCILAHMRLDADTLMAALLHDVIEDTEFTKDEIGQKYGIVVAELVDGVTKLSHSSDKEYNKAASFRKILQATLQDPRVIIIKLADRYHNMTTLGALRPDKRARIAQETLDIFVPMARLVGMNEMADNLEHLCYQNLDLDMFNDVQTALLETKPKRCEYQAVWEQKLSELLKAYDLKGRIKKKNNNIELLRHFIKNEIDLNELSHSHAFEIILQSIADCDRLVDALKDNFQVLQYRDHIRRPLPGGNQSLMIQLKGEKTTLSLTIQTELMRKAARFGVVLGENAPQACRSAIQASMQNLNTLIDSGCAKTTFSDLLDYLHQEKIWVYTPHGQLHELPQGATVVDFAYSASLFLGNHAVGAKVDGEIRPLSTPLHSGQVVEIITDVLATPNPDWLSFINTQKARRALQNILREQDIDEQRLVGQQALNRALKLFQRSINDLSPTDWINVLEWRHLSSKDTLFEQIAVGDLLPQLVANHLFAQDYHSQHHDASDRLIVGTEGVDVKYAHCCNPVLGDPIQGHLSRRGLIVHRSRCRNLLHEQHLHPENIMPLHWQSEEIDDVRFSAYLCIHMAMNDEQISDLIYQCRKAKTGVEMVHSQDQKTYVNIVVSNRNQIAQIIRDLRMHFGFPRIERLNMPIVQPEVAKLATASSI; via the coding sequence ATGCCAGGCGAAGAAGTCAGCCAAGCGAAGCAGCAGCTCAAAGTAATTATTGAAGCCTATCTCAAAGATAGTGACGTTCAACGTGTGCTTGCTGCCTGCGATTTTGCTGATCTAGCGCATAGCGGTATTACACGTAAAAGTGGTGAGCCCTATGTATTGCATCCGATTGCAGTAAGTTGCATTTTGGCACACATGCGTCTTGATGCGGACACATTGATGGCTGCACTTTTACATGATGTGATTGAAGATACTGAATTTACCAAAGATGAAATTGGGCAAAAATATGGGATCGTCGTCGCCGAACTGGTCGACGGTGTCACCAAACTCAGCCATTCCAGCGATAAAGAATATAACAAAGCCGCATCATTCCGAAAAATTCTGCAAGCAACCTTACAAGATCCGCGTGTCATTATTATTAAACTGGCTGACCGTTATCACAATATGACCACCTTGGGCGCACTACGCCCAGATAAACGCGCACGTATTGCCCAAGAAACGCTGGATATTTTTGTTCCGATGGCACGTCTGGTCGGTATGAACGAGATGGCAGATAACCTTGAACATCTCTGTTATCAAAACCTTGATTTAGACATGTTTAATGATGTGCAAACCGCATTATTGGAAACCAAGCCAAAACGCTGTGAATACCAAGCGGTTTGGGAGCAAAAACTTTCTGAACTGCTAAAAGCTTATGACCTCAAAGGTCGAATTAAAAAGAAAAACAACAACATCGAATTACTGCGTCATTTTATTAAAAATGAAATCGACTTAAATGAACTCAGCCACAGCCATGCCTTTGAAATCATTTTACAAAGTATTGCGGACTGCGACCGTCTGGTTGATGCACTAAAAGACAATTTTCAAGTTTTGCAATATCGCGACCATATTCGCCGTCCTTTACCTGGCGGGAACCAATCGCTCATGATCCAGTTGAAAGGTGAGAAAACCACACTTTCATTGACCATCCAAACCGAATTGATGCGTAAAGCAGCTCGTTTTGGTGTGGTACTCGGTGAAAATGCACCGCAAGCCTGTCGTTCAGCGATTCAAGCATCTATGCAGAACTTGAATACCTTAATTGATAGTGGCTGTGCAAAAACCACCTTTAGTGATCTGCTCGATTATTTGCACCAAGAAAAAATTTGGGTTTATACCCCACATGGACAATTGCATGAATTACCACAAGGTGCGACTGTGGTTGATTTCGCCTATTCAGCCAGTCTGTTCTTAGGTAACCACGCGGTTGGTGCCAAAGTCGATGGTGAAATTCGACCATTATCCACCCCATTGCATAGCGGTCAAGTGGTTGAGATTATTACTGATGTGTTGGCAACACCAAATCCAGATTGGCTCAGCTTCATTAATACCCAAAAAGCACGTCGCGCCTTGCAGAATATTCTGAGAGAACAAGACATCGATGAGCAGCGCTTAGTTGGACAGCAGGCCTTAAATCGCGCCTTAAAACTGTTCCAGCGTTCAATCAATGATCTTTCTCCAACAGATTGGATCAATGTACTTGAATGGCGACATTTAAGCAGTAAAGACACCTTATTTGAACAGATTGCAGTGGGTGATCTACTCCCGCAACTGGTTGCCAATCATTTATTTGCACAAGACTATCATTCACAGCATCATGACGCCTCTGATCGTTTAATCGTCGGTACAGAAGGCGTCGATGTCAAATATGCACATTGCTGTAATCCTGTATTGGGTGATCCAATTCAGGGACATTTATCGCGACGTGGCCTGATCGTGCATCGCTCCCGTTGTCGAAACTTATTACACGAACAGCATCTGCATCCTGAGAACATCATGCCACTGCATTGGCAATCTGAAGAAATTGATGATGTTCGTTTTAGTGCCTATCTATGCATCCATATGGCCATGAATGATGAACAGATTTCTGATTTGATCTACCAATGTCGTAAAGCCAAAACCGGCGTAGAAATGGTGCACTCGCAAGACCAAAAAACCTACGTGAATATCGTGGTCAGCAACCGAAATCAAATTGCTCAGATTATTCGAGACCTGCGGATGCACTTTGGCTTCCCACGTATCGAACGCTTAAATATGCCGATTGTTCAGCCTGAAGTGGCGAAATTAGCCACCGCCAGCTCAATATAA
- a CDS encoding RidA family protein yields MSRQVIHTEHAPAAIGTYSQAILVGNTLYLSGQIGLDPYSMELVEGIEAQIRRVFDNLKAVCTAAGGSLADIAKLNIFLTDLSHFQLVNQIMGEYFAQPYPARAALGVASLPKGALVEMDGIVIIP; encoded by the coding sequence ATGTCACGCCAAGTTATTCATACTGAACACGCCCCTGCTGCTATCGGAACATATTCTCAGGCAATTCTCGTTGGCAACACGCTCTACCTTTCTGGCCAGATTGGTTTAGATCCGTACAGTATGGAACTTGTAGAAGGCATTGAAGCCCAGATTCGTCGTGTATTTGATAACTTAAAAGCGGTCTGTACTGCTGCAGGTGGTAGTTTAGCGGATATCGCGAAATTAAATATTTTCCTGACTGACCTCTCTCACTTCCAATTGGTGAATCAGATCATGGGCGAATACTTTGCGCAACCTTATCCTGCGCGTGCAGCATTGGGTGTTGCCAGCTTACCAAAAGGTGCCTTGGTTGAAATGGATGGAATTGTGATCATTCCATAA
- a CDS encoding bacterioferritin-associated ferredoxin has product MYVCLCRGITDQDIKDAVANGAESYREIRDLLDLGTCCGRCAPEARAIISDELAEIAARISIAA; this is encoded by the coding sequence ATGTATGTTTGTTTATGTCGTGGAATTACAGATCAGGATATCAAAGACGCCGTTGCAAATGGCGCCGAGAGCTATCGTGAAATCCGTGACCTACTCGATCTAGGCACATGTTGTGGTCGTTGTGCTCCTGAAGCCCGTGCTATTATCAGCGATGAACTTGCTGAAATCGCTGCGCGTATTTCTATAGCTGCCTGA
- the bfr gene encoding bacterioferritin, whose amino-acid sequence MKGNREVINQLNQVLYHHLTAINQYFLHSRMFNDWGIEQLGSAEYKESIRQMKHADKVIERILFLEGLPNLQHLGKLYIGQHTEEVLNCDIRKVKENIEALKQAVELAEAEQDYVTRDLVQEILEKEEEYWDWLDTQLDLVENVGIENYIQSQI is encoded by the coding sequence ATGAAAGGCAATCGCGAAGTTATCAATCAGCTCAATCAAGTGCTGTACCATCATTTAACTGCGATCAACCAATATTTCTTACATTCTCGTATGTTTAATGATTGGGGAATTGAACAATTAGGTTCAGCGGAATACAAAGAATCTATTCGCCAAATGAAACATGCAGATAAAGTGATTGAGCGCATTTTATTCTTAGAAGGCTTACCGAACCTACAACACTTAGGCAAGCTGTATATTGGTCAACATACTGAAGAAGTCCTGAATTGCGATATTCGCAAGGTCAAAGAAAATATTGAAGCCCTCAAGCAAGCCGTTGAACTTGCAGAAGCAGAACAGGATTATGTGACCCGTGATCTGGTCCAAGAAATTCTAGAGAAAGAAGAAGAGTATTGGGATTGGCTCGATACTCAACTTGATCTGGTTGAGAATGTAGGTATCGAGAATTATATTCAAAGCCAAATCTAA
- a CDS encoding O-antigen ligase family protein: MQFLCFFLASILVSFAWLSPFHTYPWVTFSGEFASFAAGLVLLTVFLNKKIIIPRAQLWIAPIIAVPLLQWGFGLVDDFSSALLSSFYVFAFWLMIVLGYNLSLQVDQREALMQEISKLLFGIAMVCSVMAIVQWCGLDGVINGIMQLKGDRPYANFGQPNHLATFLIMGLMGALYLYEKRVMASWWVLPSSLLILFTITLTQSRTSWVVCLFILFYWMYKQYKQKPRFSFAQLWIWCVGFFVIAAWGLPQLTNLIETFFNSEVIQTSSVAERASSGYLRFDIWTQMLLALKEQPWLGYGWNQTSVAQISIFNLHPSHEWVISAHNVLLDILVWNGLPLGLLIIAYVGLWFFWLDRNARDTTSVIAIMMVAAILIHAMLEFPQRYAYFLLPMGFLLGLVQAQTPQLKAVTVNKNVIRLIWLIGIVLLLLIWRDYKLFQENSRLIFKKQQPTVEILGSSKILLLTQFQQRLDWITLKPQTQMLDTDLEWIDALVKNKATPYNLKKYAQLLAYNHKFEQAEQQLFILQQLYGQTLSLPEVIEMNKRVQ; encoded by the coding sequence ATGCAGTTTTTATGCTTTTTTCTTGCCAGTATTCTAGTCAGCTTTGCTTGGCTCTCCCCATTCCATACTTATCCTTGGGTGACCTTTTCTGGTGAGTTTGCTAGTTTTGCTGCGGGCTTGGTTTTACTGACAGTTTTTCTCAATAAAAAAATCATTATTCCGAGAGCACAACTTTGGATTGCGCCGATTATTGCTGTTCCATTACTGCAATGGGGCTTTGGGCTAGTAGATGATTTTAGCTCAGCTCTTTTAAGTTCATTTTATGTATTCGCCTTTTGGCTGATGATTGTGCTCGGCTATAACCTTTCTTTACAAGTAGACCAGCGTGAAGCTTTAATGCAGGAGATATCAAAGCTCTTATTCGGTATCGCGATGGTCTGTAGTGTGATGGCGATTGTGCAGTGGTGTGGGCTAGATGGTGTCATTAATGGCATTATGCAACTCAAGGGAGACCGGCCTTATGCTAACTTTGGTCAGCCAAATCATTTAGCAACCTTTTTGATTATGGGCTTAATGGGAGCGTTATATCTCTATGAAAAAAGAGTCATGGCATCATGGTGGGTATTGCCATCAAGTCTATTGATTCTTTTTACAATTACCTTAACTCAGTCTCGAACCTCGTGGGTAGTCTGCTTATTTATCCTGTTTTATTGGATGTATAAGCAGTACAAGCAGAAACCACGCTTTAGCTTTGCTCAGCTTTGGATCTGGTGTGTTGGTTTTTTTGTGATTGCGGCTTGGGGCTTACCACAGCTGACCAATCTTATTGAAACCTTCTTTAATTCAGAAGTCATTCAAACAAGCAGTGTTGCCGAGCGCGCCAGCTCAGGTTATTTGCGTTTTGATATCTGGACGCAGATGCTTTTGGCGCTCAAAGAGCAGCCATGGTTAGGTTATGGCTGGAATCAGACCAGTGTTGCGCAAATCAGTATTTTCAATTTGCATCCTTCGCATGAGTGGGTAATTAGTGCGCATAATGTATTACTTGATATCTTGGTTTGGAATGGCTTGCCACTTGGATTATTAATTATTGCTTATGTGGGGCTGTGGTTCTTTTGGTTAGATCGAAATGCCAGAGATACCACTTCTGTGATTGCAATCATGATGGTCGCCGCAATCCTGATTCATGCCATGCTAGAGTTTCCACAACGATATGCGTATTTCCTACTGCCAATGGGCTTTTTATTAGGTCTGGTTCAAGCACAAACACCTCAGCTAAAAGCAGTGACTGTAAATAAAAATGTCATTCGCTTGATCTGGTTGATTGGTATCGTACTGTTATTATTGATCTGGCGTGACTATAAGCTTTTTCAGGAAAATAGCCGTTTAATTTTTAAAAAGCAGCAACCAACAGTAGAGATATTGGGAAGCTCTAAAATTCTGTTGCTGACGCAATTTCAGCAGCGACTTGATTGGATCACTCTAAAACCTCAAACACAAATGTTGGATACTGATTTGGAATGGATTGATGCTTTAGTCAAAAATAAGGCAACGCCTTATAATTTAAAAAAGTATGCACAGCTGCTTGCTTATAATCACAAGTTTGAACAAGCAGAACAACAGCTGTTTATTTTACAACAGCTGTATGGGCAAACACTTAGTTTGCCAGAAGTCATTGAAATGAATAAGCGAGTACAGTAA
- the tfpZ gene encoding TfpX/TfpZ family type IV pilin accessory protein, with amino-acid sequence MSKRLKFFLSHLAMSSFVALMVIGVVFFIWYPVPLAQAVGVTHIFLMMLAIDVVVGPLLGLYVYKEAKKNLKIDLSIIILIQLIALSYGVYSIAQGRPVWLAYNVDRFELVRNNEILTEHIAQALPRYQKPSWLKPQFVGVEFAKDKDVRSNEMFAELLGGISIAHKPERYVPLERVKQKIQHRAQDLKLLSQFNDRANVQTVLVKYPQATAFVPLKANAADMTVLINREKGEVVKIVDLRPWK; translated from the coding sequence GTGTCAAAACGCCTTAAATTTTTTCTGAGCCATTTAGCAATGTCATCTTTTGTTGCTTTAATGGTGATTGGTGTTGTTTTCTTTATTTGGTACCCCGTTCCACTTGCTCAAGCAGTAGGGGTGACGCATATTTTTCTTATGATGTTGGCAATTGATGTTGTTGTTGGACCATTGTTGGGATTATATGTTTATAAAGAAGCGAAAAAGAATTTAAAAATAGATTTAAGTATTATAATTTTAATTCAGCTGATTGCATTGAGTTATGGTGTATATAGTATTGCTCAAGGGCGGCCCGTATGGCTTGCTTATAATGTAGATCGTTTTGAGCTTGTACGTAATAATGAAATTCTAACGGAGCATATTGCACAGGCATTGCCTCGATATCAAAAGCCTTCTTGGCTTAAGCCTCAGTTTGTAGGGGTGGAATTTGCAAAAGATAAAGATGTTCGTAGTAATGAAATGTTCGCAGAGCTATTGGGGGGGATTTCAATTGCTCATAAGCCCGAGCGCTATGTACCATTAGAACGAGTAAAGCAAAAAATTCAGCATCGTGCTCAAGATTTAAAGTTATTAAGCCAATTTAATGATAGGGCTAATGTACAGACTGTACTAGTAAAATACCCGCAGGCGACAGCTTTTGTTCCTTTAAAAGCAAATGCAGCTGATATGACTGTTCTCATTAATAGGGAAAAAGGTGAGGTAGTTAAAATTGTTGACCTGCGTCCGTGGAAGTAA